TTGCAAGCCGCCAAGGCCCAACAAGCCTGAGCCAAGCGTGGGCGACCGACCCTTCGTCGCCCAAAGCAGAGTCCCACTTTACGTAGGATGGGCACTCTTGCCCGTCTTTCCTAAACGCGACACGCCAAACGTCGGCCAAGAGTGGCCAACCTACAACCGCATTGGGCACAACGAGCGTCAATCGAACACTCGCGTCCACGTAGGATGGGCACTCTTGCCCGTCCCCACGACAAACCGCCTGACTCACGTGTCGGCCAAGAGTGGCCGACTTACGTGAGGAACGCTGCTTAACCTTCGCTCAAGATTCCAAACGAAGGATCGTTGTGCCCAATGGCGGCAACGTCACTTCGATGCTGTCCGGCCGAGCGTGATGTTCGATGCCGGTCGTTTCGCATCCGGGATAGTTCCCAACGTTGGATCCGCCGTAGGCTTCACCGTCGCTGTTGAAGATCTCTTTCCAGAATCCCTTGGAAGGAACACCCACTCGGTAGTTCGCTCGTGGAACCGGCGTGAAGTTGTTGCAGACCAAGATCGGTGGATCACCCTCGGCACCTTTGCGAAGGTAAACCAGCACGCTGTCTTCCGCGTTCTGAGCATCCACCCACTCAAAGCCATCTCCGGTGAAATCGTTCCAGTGCAACGATGGATTTTCGATCACGGTCTTGTTCAGATCGGCAACCAATTGCTGGACGCCTCGATGGGTGTCGAAGTCCAACAATTCCCACTGAGGACCGTCATCATGGTTCCACTCGGTCCACTGAGCGATCTCGCCACCCATGAACAACAACTTCTTTCCGGGGTGCGTCCACATGTAGCTGTACAGCAATCGCAAGTTCGCGAATTTTTGCCACATGTCGCCCGGCATCTGGCTGATCAACGATCCTTTGCCGTGCACCACTTCATCGTGTGAAAGTGGCAGCGTGAAGTTCTCGGTGAACGCGTAGATCAGGCTGAACGTCAGTTCGTTCTGATGAAACTTGCGGTGGATTGGCTCGTTCCGCATGTAACGCAGCGTGTCGTTCATCCACCCCATGTTCCACTTGTAGGTGAAGCCCAAGCCACCGTCGTAAGTCGGTCGCGAGACACCGGGCCACGCGGTGGATTCTTCGGCCGCCGTGACAACGCCGGGATAGTTCTCGTGGACGGCAACATTGAATTCCCGCAGGAAGTCGATGGCTTCCAAGTTCTCTCGGCCGCCATAGCGGTTTGGAATCCACTGCCCGTCTTCTCGGCTGTAGTCGAGGTACAACATGGACGCCACAGCATCCACGCGAAGACCATCGATGTGGTATTTGTCCAACCAGAACAACGCATTGGAGATCAGGAAGTTCTTCACTTCGTTGCGACCGAAGTTGAAGATCATCGTTCCCCAATCGGGATGCTCGCCCTGCCGCGGATCCGCGTGCTCGTAGAGAGCCGATCCATCGAACTGACGCAGACCGTGGTCGTCTTTCGGAAAGTGAGCCGGCACCCAGTCGATCAACACACCGATGCCGTTTTGGTGCATGTGGTCGACGAAGAACATGAAGTCTTCTGGTGAACCATGGCGACTGGTGGGCGCGAAATAGCCGACGCTTTGATAACCCCACGAACCCGTGAAGGGGTGCTCACTGATTGGCATCAGCTCCACGTGCGTGAAGTTCATTCGGTGGCAGTAATCCACCAAACGTTTTGCCAGATCACGGTAGTCCAACCATCCATGCGTCCGGCCCGGGCCTTTTTGCCAACTGCCCAGGTGCACTTCGTAGACGTTCATCGGCGAGTGCATCGGATCCGCTTCCGATCGACGCTGCAACCATTCCGAATCGTTCCACGAGTAATCGTTGATGTCGGTGATGATGTTGGCGGTCAGCGGTGGCAACTCAGCCGCGAAAGCGAGCGGGTCGCACTTGTCCATCCAATGCCCGTGCTCGGTTTGGATCCGGAACTTGTACTTTTGACCGACCTTGGCACCCGGCAGGAACAGTTCCCAAATGCCGGATGAATCGAGCGGCTGAGCAACGTGACTCCGGCCATCCCAACCGTTGAAATCGCCAACGACTTGCACCGAACGAGCGTTGGGCGCCCAAACGGAGAAGTTGACCCCGTGAACGCCATCGACTTCACGGAGCTGTGCTCCCAAGCGATCATAAAGCTGAAGGTGGCGGCCTTCGCCGATCAGGTATCGATCCAGATCCGTGAAGATGCTAGGCGCGGAGTACGGAGATGTCGTTTCGGTTTTCTTGCCGGTCTTGTCGATCATTTGCAGTCGGGACGTGGAAGGCTGGTGAATGGGCTCATCGCAGATCGCTTCGAAAAATCCGCCGGGATGCAGCCGTCGCATGGGACGCCGCAAACCGCTTGCCGAATCGATCAGCCACACGGATTCCGCATTGGGCTCAAGCACGCGAACCGTCGTGGCTTCTCGTCCCTGATAGTTGACAGGGTGGCGGCCCAACAAACTACCCGGGTTCTCCATACTGCCATCAACGAGTGACTGAATAGTCGATAATGAGAGCTGCGAATTCATGGCTGGACTGCAATGGAAAGATTGTAAAAAAGGTCGAAATGAAAGGAAGTCGTCCGAAATCAGGACGTTTTGATGGGGTTGGATCGCTGCAATCCGCCGGCCGAAATTGCGGAACTCAGCAACCAGTCTCGTAGCCGATCATTGGCCGTCGGAACCGCGCGATCCGATTTGCGTGCCGGCGGGCCCGCGTGCGGCTGGTCGATTCGCGACCACGCGTCGGCTGGCTTGACCGATGGCCGATCAATGCGGTCACTCGCTTGTTCCACTGCCGCCGCAGGAATTGCTCCGTCGGGTGTGACTTGCTCAGGTTTGCGGCTGACCAACCGCGAGGTCACCAAACAGGCTTGTACCTCGTGGATTCCCAGCGCGTGGTCGACGCGTCGCCACAAGTCCGCATGTTGGACTTCCACACGACGGCCAAAGTGGTCCCAAACGAAATCGCTGCGGCGCCAACGCGGCAACGAATCCGTCAGCGAACGAATCAGATAGCGATTGTGACTGAGCAACGTGATCGTCGAAGGACCGTCCATTGCTTCCAGTCCGCGAACGGCGGCCAGCAATGACAGGCGATTCAGATCACCGAACTCTTGGTCGTCAGCTTCCATCACCGGTCGACCATCGGACGTTTCAATCACGAATTGCCAACGACCATCGGTGAGCGACGTGCTGTGTGCGGAAACCACCAGAAGAAACGTCGAGCGTGGCGGAGGTGTTGCCGGATTGAAATCCGGATCACCGAGTTCCGACGCCATCGAAGCGAACTCTTCGAGCGATTGCAAAGGATCCATCATGGTTTGGGTTGCCATAGTTAACGTCATGCGTTCAATGCGTTGGAGCGATCGGTCTGGCGGCGGCCCTCCAGTTCTCGCCCGGATCCTTGGACGAAAAGGGCCGCCGCATCGCTGTTCACGCATCGATTGCTGGGGAGGGGAAAGCAATGAGACGCGATCCATCGGTGCCAGTCGTACAGGGGACGTTGTTGGTCAATTGACCCGGGGCAGCTCACTCAGCCTGCCAAATTCAATGCGACCGCCTGTCGACAAGAGTTGCTTTCGTCCTGACGAGGCTCGCCGGCAGAGCTTTCCTGCTCAAAAAGCTTTGCGCGAATTACCACGTGAACGCGCAATCGTTGAAGGCTGAACAACCCGCAAACTGACCCCGAGGCAAGCCGTTCGCGCGAGCATTGAAACGCAAGGGTTGTGGCTCATTGGCCTACGTCGCGAGCGAAACGAAGCGGTAGGTTCGGTTCCACCGAACGTCACCCTCAACGCTCCAATCAACCTTCCACCGCCATTCCTCGTGCTCGCTCAAACGTGCCCCGAGGCACCATGCGACTACCCTTTTTCGGGCTGCAACAAATCCAACAACGCTCGGGCCACCAAATGCGGTTCTTCGACCGCATCGAGATCGCTTGGCAACGCATCGACCAAACATCCCGCGTCACCCCCGGTGACGACCAAGGTTGCCGCACCACCGTACAAACGCACCAGACGTTCAACCGCGCCCGCCACGGAAGCGAGCACGCCCAAACGCATCGCAGCGACGGTGTCTCGCCCCGGACCTTCCGGCATTTCGCGACAGCGATGCGACGCCCAATCCAACTTTGGCAGTGCATCTGTACCGGCAGCCAACGCAGCCGTCTGCATTTCCAAACCAGGCAAGATCGCTCCGCCGCAGAAGACGCCTTCGTCAGACACAAAGTCCACCGTCACCGTGGTTCCCGCATCAACAATGATCAACGGCGACGCGTGCCGACGAAACGCGGCCTCCGCCCCCAACAAGCGGTCGATGCCAACGCGATCGGGATAAACCACATCGATCTGCAATTGAATGTCTTCGTAGGTGACGAAGCGAACTCGCACACAATCAAAAAAGGCTTCATCCAAAGCCGCGACCAAAGGCTCCGCGGATCCTCGGTTCACACTTGCGATTCGGATGTCGTAGCAAACCGAGTCGCAATCTTGCGAACGACAAGACGCCACCTTCTCCGCGAGATCTTTCAAATGCTCGATGCACTTCGTGATCCATTCCGGATCGCGAAGCGAAATGGAACGCAGGAGAGGCCCTTTCGTCGTCGTTTTTTCACCACCGGCTGAAACGTCAACCGCGGATTGCGTAACGACCTTGATCGCCGTGTTGCCAACGTCGATTCCAACGCGAACCATCACGACGTCGCATGTCGAATCGTTGAATTCCGCTTGGGTATTGTGTGGCGAAGTGTCCTCAGGCATCGGTGAATTCATGACCTCAAGACGAACGTTCGCGTCGCTCACCAGGAACGACCTTTCCGGTGTCCGACAACGTGCTCGCTCCCTGGACGTCCTGAGGCTGGACTTCGTTGGACAACCCTTCCGTGGCGGCGGCTTTATGAGGCGGCACACGTCGATTCTTTTTCGGTGTCACCGGTGCGTCGTCTTGGCGTATAGGGGTCGGAGTGATCCCAGCCTCCAACATTTCTTCGCGTCGACGCGTCACGCGCTCCATGATCTCATTGACCAAGCCTTGCAGCCCGATGTCCGCGGCGGCGCTGATCGCACGCAATTCCCGGGAATGATTCGCGGGGTGCTCATCAAAGTACGCTTGAAGGGATTGCTGCACGGAGTTGTCAGAATCCAATTCACACTTCGTCAGCACCACCAACTCGTCACGATCCGCCAGCGTCTCGTCGTAATGCTGAAGCTCATCTCGAATCGCCGCGTAATTCTCAATCGGATCCGATCCATCCATCGGAGTCGGTTCGATCAAGTGCACCAACAACCCCGCTCGTTCCACGTGTCGCAAAAACTCGTGGCCAAGCCCGATGCCTTCGCTGGCACCTTCGATCAAGCCGGGGATGTCCGCTAACATAAACGAACGCTCGG
This DNA window, taken from Rhodopirellula halodulae, encodes the following:
- the glgB gene encoding 1,4-alpha-glucan branching protein GlgB, with translation MNSQLSLSTIQSLVDGSMENPGSLLGRHPVNYQGREATTVRVLEPNAESVWLIDSASGLRRPMRRLHPGGFFEAICDEPIHQPSTSRLQMIDKTGKKTETTSPYSAPSIFTDLDRYLIGEGRHLQLYDRLGAQLREVDGVHGVNFSVWAPNARSVQVVGDFNGWDGRSHVAQPLDSSGIWELFLPGAKVGQKYKFRIQTEHGHWMDKCDPLAFAAELPPLTANIITDINDYSWNDSEWLQRRSEADPMHSPMNVYEVHLGSWQKGPGRTHGWLDYRDLAKRLVDYCHRMNFTHVELMPISEHPFTGSWGYQSVGYFAPTSRHGSPEDFMFFVDHMHQNGIGVLIDWVPAHFPKDDHGLRQFDGSALYEHADPRQGEHPDWGTMIFNFGRNEVKNFLISNALFWLDKYHIDGLRVDAVASMLYLDYSREDGQWIPNRYGGRENLEAIDFLREFNVAVHENYPGVVTAAEESTAWPGVSRPTYDGGLGFTYKWNMGWMNDTLRYMRNEPIHRKFHQNELTFSLIYAFTENFTLPLSHDEVVHGKGSLISQMPGDMWQKFANLRLLYSYMWTHPGKKLLFMGGEIAQWTEWNHDDGPQWELLDFDTHRGVQQLVADLNKTVIENPSLHWNDFTGDGFEWVDAQNAEDSVLVYLRKGAEGDPPILVCNNFTPVPRANYRVGVPSKGFWKEIFNSDGEAYGGSNVGNYPGCETTGIEHHARPDSIEVTLPPLGTTILRLES
- a CDS encoding ribonuclease HI, giving the protein MMDPLQSLEEFASMASELGDPDFNPATPPPRSTFLLVVSAHSTSLTDGRWQFVIETSDGRPVMEADDQEFGDLNRLSLLAAVRGLEAMDGPSTITLLSHNRYLIRSLTDSLPRWRRSDFVWDHFGRRVEVQHADLWRRVDHALGIHEVQACLVTSRLVSRKPEQVTPDGAIPAAAVEQASDRIDRPSVKPADAWSRIDQPHAGPPARKSDRAVPTANDRLRDWLLSSAISAGGLQRSNPIKTS
- a CDS encoding type III pantothenate kinase, yielding MPEDTSPHNTQAEFNDSTCDVVMVRVGIDVGNTAIKVVTQSAVDVSAGGEKTTTKGPLLRSISLRDPEWITKCIEHLKDLAEKVASCRSQDCDSVCYDIRIASVNRGSAEPLVAALDEAFFDCVRVRFVTYEDIQLQIDVVYPDRVGIDRLLGAEAAFRRHASPLIIVDAGTTVTVDFVSDEGVFCGGAILPGLEMQTAALAAGTDALPKLDWASHRCREMPEGPGRDTVAAMRLGVLASVAGAVERLVRLYGGAATLVVTGGDAGCLVDALPSDLDAVEEPHLVARALLDLLQPEKG
- the obgE gene encoding GTPase ObgE, with the translated sequence MFFDRVEVEFQAGKGGDGCMSFRREKYVPKGGPDGGDGGRGGSIILEARLGVNSLAQFATRKFFRADKGGFGMGALRHGKNGRDLHLYVPCGTSIIDVEDGFVIKDLTQVGDQFTICRGGRGGHGNARFKTAQNQAPRERELGQPGETRHVIMELKSIADVGLIGKPNAGKSTLLSRISSARPEIADYPFTTKYPNLGIVDVDTERSFMLADIPGLIEGASEGIGLGHEFLRHVERAGLLVHLIEPTPMDGSDPIENYAAIRDELQHYDETLADRDELVVLTKCELDSDNSVQQSLQAYFDEHPANHSRELRAISAAADIGLQGLVNEIMERVTRRREEMLEAGITPTPIRQDDAPVTPKKNRRVPPHKAAATEGLSNEVQPQDVQGASTLSDTGKVVPGERRERSS